The region CTTCCAATGGgaagccaaaaatggagcaaaTACACACAATTATGTAACAACAGAGTGAAGAAAGCTGCTAGGGGAGCTTCGGGCTTCTATAGTGTGAGGAGACTGGTCTGCCCAGAGCCTGGATAAGAACTCTAGCCCAAGACAATGAGAGCCACTGAGGGTCTTGAGCTGAAGTGTGAAGCCATCAAGTTGCAGTGTGAAATGCTCACTTCAGCTCCTATGAAGTGGAAAAGAATGACAGGAGGGCAGCTAGCAAGCACAGGAGGAGGGCAGTGAGGAGAGAGGGCGgtggaaagggaagcatgtggGTGGACGGAGAAGAAATTCAGGAGTCGCTGCAGCATTTTAGGATGGTCTCCAAAGACCAGTCAGGCCAGTGTTTGCTTATATTAACTAACAGCTCATTGATATAGCCATCCTCATCTCATTTGCCCCTCAGATGAGCACATTTAGGGCTGGATCAATCTTCACACACAAGATATTCCCTAAGCTGCGTGGTCTCTGGGCCAGCCCAAAGAGGCGACCATGTTCAGTCATGGAAGGGAGAATTCAGGCTTGCTTCTCTGGCTGCTTCATTCAGTGACCTGTGAGGCCAGCTCAAGCCCCTCCATGTCTGGCTCTCACTTCTACCAGCGTGCCCATCGACTTCAAGAAGACCTGCCCAGACTGCTCATCAGAACACAGGCGGCTCCAGAGAGGCCCAGCACCACTGGGCGCCTCGGGGACAGATGTTGACTTTGCAACTGAGAAAGCTAAAGGGCTGGAAAGTAAaatagagctggaggtgtggtaaGAACACTAGACTGGAACTGGGAGTTTGGGTTTCCTCTTATAGAAAATGGCACAGCAGGAGAGGAAGTGGATGACAACAGGTTCCTGCCAGCATTAATAGTTCCATTAATCACAGAGACACTGACCTGGGCTTGCTGCTGAGCTTCCACAGCAGCTATACAGACAGTGGCCCAGCAGGGGTGCACCTGAGGCTAAAAAGGCAGATGACTCCAGCCAACTGAAATACTGACACGATTCCTCTCCCTGGCTGGCCTGAGTTCGGAGGACCATCTCACAGCCAGGGAGTGGAGAGGTGACAGAGGCCTCACTCTATTGTCCGCAGCCCTCCCGAAGCCAAGGATAATATTAGCCTTCACCTTCACGGTCATCCTAAGCCCCTTTCCTTTCATGATCTCATCTGATCCTCAAGATGACCCCATTCAGGGAGAAGTGCTTGTCCAGTGAGCCAACTCAGATGAGACCACTGACCctcagggcggggtggggagagggaattgCTAGTAAATTAAAAATGCATAACTCAGATCTTTTAAACACAAGCTCTCCTGCTACTCCAGAATGCCTCCCGTGGAGTCTTGTGAAAAGGCATGAACAGGGCAGATCTCCTGACTGCTGGCTGTTACAGTACTGGCTACACACAGAACACTTACAGGCCAGGTTCTAGTTAAGGGTTGATTAATTGGATTACTGTTCCCAAGACTTCAACATTTTAAAAGGAGCAAAGGTATGTCATATAGATAGAAGTGCAGTTCAACCAACAGCTACAACTGTGAACCGTTGTGCTCCTAACAAGGTAGCTtcaaagcaaataaagtaaaactaattacaaaaataaaatacaggggctgggaatatggcctagtggcaagagtgcttgcctcctatacatgaagctctgggttcaattcctcagcaccacatatatagaaaacagccagaagtggcactgtgactcaagtggtagagtgctagccttgagcaaaaagaagctcagggacagtacccagccccaggaatgacaaaaaaaaaaaaaaagaagaaagaaagaaaaagagagagaaagaaaagaaattttaaaaattacaagtaaAATTGATTACAAAAACAACACGAGTAATATAcaagaaaatagattttattcACCTCTCTCAAAAATGGATGGCTTAAGTAGATGAgaaattttctctctgtgtgtctttctctctgtgccttgctctctgtgtatctctttctctctctctgtctcactcgcTCACCTctaggatttaaactcaaggccttgcacttgctaagctgaTATTCTACATTCAAACCACTCCTCTCGCCCCACAAGTAACTTAGATCTAAGAAGTATCTTAGTAGGTATTTATATAGAACCTTGTTCAAACCACAAAAACACATTCCTTTGAGACCATAGTCTCTTCCATCAGCTGAGGAAATAAGCACCTGGACAGACTGCAGACACTCCAGGATGGACAGATGCTCAGTGCCAGCTGTTCCAGTCCAGGTGCCTAGGCCCTAGATCAAGAAGGGGCACCACATCAGAGAAGCTGCCCAGCCACAGACTTAGGGAAGGCCTGGCCACAGAGAGGGGCTCTCCCGGTGATCACCCCAGGGCACAGCCCTGGTTGGGTCCCTGTAAAGGGCTTCCCTCCTGGCTCTCATCACTGCCTTGGAGGTCCCCTGGTCAGAAGATTGCCCATCTCCCTCTTCCAGAAGGCTTTCCAGCCTGGCCCCACTGCCTTTCAGAACCCCTGGGAGCTGCCAGGTCCAGACTTGCTCTGCTCTTGAGCTATATACTGGTCTTACATAACTAGCAGCAGGAACAATGCCCAGCTCTGTCCAGGCCAGGAATTAGGATGCCAACAACAGCCCAGTCAACCAGCTGCCCAAGGAGCCAGCACCTTGCACAACCACTACCACTGCACATGGCCACACCTCTCCTGGAGGGCAGAAGCCTGCCAAGATGAGAGAAGGGTCAGGGAAGCCGAAGTACAGGGAGCAGCACTGCTGCTGAAAGCCCAAACCAGAGCCAGGGCCACAGTGTCTGAGGGGCCTTTCAGAACACACACCACATTTTTGCCCCAAAGTCACACCTCCCTGGGACTCTGATGTTTTCAGGTGCTCTTTATCTGCTGACATTGAACAGGGGGCTTGCCTTCCATTCATCTTATTCACAGAATCCTTACAAACAAGGAGATCCAGGATGAGATGTTGaaggacttgcccaaggtcacacaggggCTGTGGTTTGAACACAGCTCTTCTGTCTATAGAGTCAGGCTCTTGCAAGGTTAACTAATAGTATGCTCCCTGGCTCTGTGGAGGTGGTTCTTCCCTTTCTAAGTGGCCATCTGCAGAACCAATTACTGacggagaaggagagaggaagaaaaggaaagtaaagCTCCCCTGCTTGCCCTTCCTGGACCCAGCAAGATCTTCTGGACATCAAAGACATCCTCTCCCACCCTGAGCTGTCTGTCCAAtgccctcctgcctcctccatcctgccTTAGGTCTGGTGAAGTAGACCCACTTCGTTTGCAGTTGTGTCTGCATTCACACCCACCCCATATCCTACACAGCAGGATGACCATACATATTGGTTGAGTAAGCACAGTCCCTACCTCTCTGCACTGCTACTACAAGAGGAGGAAAGCAGGAGTCCTAAAAATACTGAGGACAGGAAATAAAGGGACATCCTGCCTCCTGCAGAGCCACCCCTCAGCTTCCCAAGGCCTTCAGGGAGACTCCTcccggggtaccctccccaccaaaggtcagaggtcagaggtcaggtaACTCACAAGAAAGTCTCTCCTCCTACCAAGCCTCTATTCCTCATCAAAAGGGAAAGACACCGAGCATGGCATTCCTGAAATGCACCTCTCTGATGGCTACCTGGATGCCCTCTTCACGGACAGTGacacctccttcctcttcccacagGGTTGGAATTTCTCTTATAGCAGAGTGGTCAGCGCTTAGTTCAAGTCTAGGCTCCTTCAAATATGTTGTCAAGGGCCAATTacttcacctctctgagcctctgtgtacAGCCAGTAGACCTACAAGGCTCCAAATTCAGACTTCTTGGTTGTTTCTGGGCCCTGATTCTACAACCTACCTGCCCTAGTACAAATGTTAGTTCTGATTCTTGCTAGACTTCTCCCAGTCTCTGTATCTTTATCTGTAAAGTGGAGCCAATAAATGGTGCTTATCTATCATCCTATAGTATCACTGCTACAGCGCAATGAGTGATTCATCCATGTGCTTGGAACAGTCCAGGCACTAGCTATCATTAGAAACAGATGCCCAGAAAGAAGGTTGTGCCCTGCTGCATGGCCCCTGCCTCTTAAGAGCtcattagggactgggaatatggccgagtggcaaaagtgcttgcctcatatacatgaagccctgcctcatatacatgaagccctgggttcaattcctcagcagcacatatatagaaagagccggaagtagcactgtggctccagtggtagagtgctagccttgtacaaaaagaagccagggacagtgctcaggccctgagttcaagcccaggacggaaaaaaaaagctcactaaACAGAAGCTGAGGTCGCTTCCATCTAGGCGGCAATCCCTGCGTCTTGGCTATGTCTGATCCCCAGCAATTCCCATGTTGCTGGCACCAGACGGATGCTTGTGGATCTGCAAGGCAAAGCCTTGCCTGCCTAGAGACCAGGGTGGTGTGGGAAGCCAGGAGCCTCCCAccggagaggagaggaggaacacAGAAACCGAGGTGTCCGGGAAGAGAAAGCAGAGCAGAAAGGGGGAAAGGTCCGGGCAGAGAGATAAGCAAGTGAAGTGAGTGAGAAAGGGAACAGGAGAGGCTGCGGTGCAGAAAGATAAGGGGAAAGGATGGAGAAAGCCAGGGGCGAGGAAAATGCCAAGGGAAGTGAGGGAGACCGGGAGACAGGCACAAGGCCCGGCCCAGGCCAAGGAGCTGATGACCCGAAGGGGCGCGCCGCCTGCAGCTGGGCGGGAGTGCAGGAGGGGCTCCACCCTGCCTCGCCCCCAGGGCGGGACCCGGACGCTGCAGATTGGCTGGGGCGATGGGAGGCTGGGGCTACAGCCCCCAGGTGGGAGGcgccaggctggcccaggcaccCGAGCACAGGCTGCCACCCACTAGGACGACCTCGGAGGCGCTGCACGCGGGGCCACCTGGGGCGCCGCGCACCTCGCTTTGGGGGCCTGCGGGGCACACCGGGGTAGATGGTAGCCATGAGGGCGGCCGCGCTGGCCCTGCTGCTGGGGGCGCTGCACGGGGCACCGGTGCACGCCCAGGAGTACGACTACTACGGCTGGCAGGCCGAGCCGCTGCACGGCCGCTCCTACTCCAAGCCGCCGCAGTGCCTCGACATCCCCGCCGACCTGCCGCTCTGCCACACGGTGGGCTACAAGCGCATGCGGCTGCCCAACCTGCTGGAGCACGAGAGCCTGGCCGAGGTGAAGCAGCAGGCAAGCAGCTGGCTGCCCCTGCTGGCCAAGCGCTGCCACTCGGACACGCAGGTCTTCCTGTGCTCGCTCTTCGCGCCCGTCTGCCTGGACCGGCCCATCTACCCGTGCCGCTCGCTGTGCGAGGCCGTGCGCGCCGGCTGCGCGCCGCTCATGGAAGCCTACGGCTTCCCCTGGCCCGAGATGCTGCACTGCCACAAGTTCCCCCTGGACAACGACCTGTGCATCGCTGTGCAGTTCGGGCACCTGCCCGCCACCGCGCCTCCAGGTAGCCCACTgccaccgcccgcccgccctggatgCGCTAGGCTAGCTGGGCCCCCTCCGAGGGCTACCTCTCCCTCCTCACGACTCTGCCcgcaagcacccccccccccaggtgccagcccctaacacacacacacacacacacacacacacacacacacacacacacacaccctttcctgcctccttcctctgTCCACGCATCCCATTGGTTCTCCTCCGTTCTCACCTCTCCACCCAGCAGGGCACCCGGGTCCCCCTTCCTAATCCAGCCAATTCCCCCATACCCTATAGCATCCCAATAAATGCCTGGGTGACTTGTTTAActtctccattcatttttttttaagtaatcccAGGTATAGGAGATCCTCAATCCTCACTTCCCACTGTACCCCCAGTGTCATGACCCCCGATTTCTTCTGGTCTCTACTTCCCTTTCGCTATACCAGTATGCATGGCTCTCCCAGGGCTCTCCTCAGTCAGACAgcactctctccccctccctctgtggTCTGACTGCTTCCAAGCCCCACTGAAAGCAGGGACTAAGAGAAGTCAGCTGAGGTCAGGCCCAGGACAAGAGGCAGCCTGGAGAAGCATTTGTATTACCCACAACTTGGAATATTTCATATGTAAATCAAGAGTTTGTGATTCCCTTGAAAAGTCTGGCATTGCTAAGCCTCTGCCTTGGTCAGTTTACCAACCCCCAGCTCTGCCAGGCCCCTGTGAATGCCCTCACTCTAGCACTAGACAGGAGCCATAAACCCTAAGCCAGGTTCTCATGCATTTTATAAACTTGGGTAACCACGCTGGGcctctgttcctttctctttaaGACAGAAATAGTAACGTCCGCTTCATAAGCGGAGGGCTGGTTGGGATCAACTTTAGGAGGCAATGTACATCACATTTGCAACTGCCAGTGTCATGGGGAGATTTAATAACTACCCACTGTGCCCCTGCACACCCTCATCTCTTGTGACTGACAGTCACTCTGTGAGCTGGCAGTGGTATCACTCCTAGTgagaaaggagagatggggaTTGGTCAGTGGGGGGAGCATGCACAATTAAGTGGCTCTTTAGAACCCAGATCCCTTACCCCCTCTTCCACCCACCCTGCTTTCTCTCTTAGTGACCAAGATCTGCGCCCAGTGTGAGATGGAGCACAACGCTGATGGCCTCATGGAGCAGATGTGCTCCAGCGACTTCGGTAAGTGTGGGGTCCACATAGCCGCTGCCCTCCAGGGCCTCCTGGAGACATACGCACACTTCCTCACAGGACAGCCGACAGCCTTTACATCCTGTTAAAACCtgatgacagggctgggaatgtggcttagtggtagagtgcttgcctagcatgcttgaagccctggcttgactcctcagcaccacataaacagaaaaagccaaaagtggcactgtggctcaagtggtagagtgctagccttgagcaaaataagctcagggacagtgcccaggcccgagttcaagccccaggactggcaaaaaaaaaaaagaacctgataatggctctctctctctctctctcacacacacacacacacacacacacacacacacatcctagtTGGTTACACACAATTAGGAACTCTATCAGACCATCCTCAGACACATTCAGCTTCCCTCCAATCAAGGCTCCTCTGCAAGTGCCTACCCCCAATCCAATATTCCCCTCCTCAGGAAGTCCCACACCCACTCCACTGCCCATCTAGATTTCTCTGGCCTGCATTTGGTGTCACAAAAAGGCATCGGCTTTAGCATCATCCAGATTTGGGTCAATCCAGGCTCCATAATTTGGGCAAGACACATCCTCTCCACCACATCTTatctacatacacacatgtgctttTGTTCCCCCCTTTGGCAGTGTTGAGGTTTGaatttggtgctctaccacttgacccatgccctgagccctttttgctttaggtatttttcaaaTAGTCTTGTTTTTGCCTAGGACCTCAATCCTCCTGTTTACATGAACCTTCTATGtatacttcccacatagctggaatgGCAGGTATACctcactatgcccagctttttgTTCATCAAGTTGGGGTCTTGTTGCTGGACACCAgtagctcgcacctgtaatctcagctgctcaggaggctgagatctgaagatcaaggttcaaagccagtccgggcaagaaagtctctaagactcatctccaattttaaccaccaacaagccataAGAGGAGCTGTGACACAAATggaagagcagtagccttgagcaaaaaaagttcagggaaagtcttgggccctgacttcaagctcagtacaggcacaaaaaaataataaaaattgaaaaattttaaatgcattcttgctttttgcccaggttggcctagaaaTATGATCTTCCTAGTCTCCACAtgctggtagctaggattgtagagaTAAGCCATTTCACCCAGCCTCCCTCCAATACTTTGAAGATGAAACTCCATAATATCCATCGAAGTCTGGTTTCTGATAAGAACTTCAAAAGTTCTAAAAGCTAGCATGTAAGCCCCACTCCTCCAAGCCCACAACTCATCAGGATCCCTAAGCCTAAATGCCCAGACTCTACCATCATCAGCCTAAGGCTATCACCATCCTGAGCAGCCCTGACCTGTCTTAGCCCACTCCCTGTCTTCCTTCCCACAGTGGTCAAAATGCGCATCAAGGAGATCAAACGAGAGAATGGAGACCGGAAGTTAATTGGagcccagaagaagaaaaagctgcTGAAGCCAGGCCCCCTGAAGCGCAAGGATACTAAGAGACTGGTCCTGCACATGAAAAATGGAGCAAGCTGTCCCTGCCCACAGCTGGACAGCCTGACAGGAAGCTTCCTGGTCATGGGCCGCAAAGTAGATGGACAGCTACTGCTCATGGCTGTCTATCGCTGGGACAAGAAAAATAAGGAGATGAAGTTTGCTGTCAAATTCATGTTCTCCTATCCCTGCTCCCTCTACTACCCCTTCTTCTATGGGGCTGCAGAATCCCACTGAAGGGCCCTCCTCCTCTAGCCCCACCCAACTGTGCCTTGCCCTCTGTTCCTGCCCACCTAGCCTTGCCCCCACTCCCAGGCtgacccagcccccccaccccctggtggCAGGTGGCTCTGAGCGGTTGCTACTGGCACAGACTCCAAGGGATGTACAGGAGCCTAGAGTTGGCCTCCTTGCCCAAGGGGTCCTGGATTCCCTGGGGACCTGGGCATTTTCTCTCTCAGGAGAAGGGCTTCTCTCCTGGGGAAAGCCCCAGGGTCTCAGAAAGTGGTCAGGGGGAGCCAAGAGTGAGGAAAGGATTCAGAGGCTTGGGGCAGTCTGAGGAGTGTCCAGAGTAGACAGTGGTGTCGTCTGCTCTCTGAGGGTGGTGGACTTTTGCTTTTGAGAGGGTCTGTGTCAGGCTGAGTTGCTTGGGGGCAGTTTTCCTTCCTGAGTCCTCATTACAGCCTTCCAAGGAATAGGAGTTAGGGTTCCAATGCCTTCCAGCTGCACCCCTCTTTCCTTTCTAGCCCAGTTCTCTACCCCAGGCCTCACGCCCACTGTATTACAGAtcaggcccagcccagcctctacAGACTCCCTTCCCTGGGCTCATTCCTCAGCCTCGGCTCCCCCTCTGACCCTGACCATAACTTATTGCTCCTGCTGTGAGGCCATAGGCTCTAGACCATAGATGCAGGCAGGATTTTGTTCCTaattttttattaagtttttaattaaatcaaagaaaacaaCAGTTGATTTGaaccaggtgatttttttttttttttacagctagTTCTGGAAAGGATGGCAGTGAGGGAGGTTTAGACACTTTCAGTAAGAGACCCTTGCTCTACCCCACAATCTGGCCACACAGACCAGCAGAAAAGCACTGCTTGTGTGGCTTCCCAAGAGCACATGGCAAGGGTCATCCTTGCATCCCAACCACTAAGTGAGGGGTGACTGCCCTCAAGGAAAGTTGCCTGGACAGCCTGAAGCACTGGGTGTGTCACTCCCCTGGATACGGATACCTGTGGGTAACAGATGCTGTACAGT is a window of Perognathus longimembris pacificus isolate PPM17 chromosome 2, ASM2315922v1, whole genome shotgun sequence DNA encoding:
- the Sfrp5 gene encoding secreted frizzled-related protein 5 — encoded protein: MVAMRAAALALLLGALHGAPVHAQEYDYYGWQAEPLHGRSYSKPPQCLDIPADLPLCHTVGYKRMRLPNLLEHESLAEVKQQASSWLPLLAKRCHSDTQVFLCSLFAPVCLDRPIYPCRSLCEAVRAGCAPLMEAYGFPWPEMLHCHKFPLDNDLCIAVQFGHLPATAPPVTKICAQCEMEHNADGLMEQMCSSDFVVKMRIKEIKRENGDRKLIGAQKKKKLLKPGPLKRKDTKRLVLHMKNGASCPCPQLDSLTGSFLVMGRKVDGQLLLMAVYRWDKKNKEMKFAVKFMFSYPCSLYYPFFYGAAESH